One region of Elusimicrobiota bacterium genomic DNA includes:
- the htpX gene encoding Protease HtpX yields MNRIKTLMLLAALTALFMWVGQLLGGQQGMVFALVFAALMNFGAYWFSDKIVLRMYNAQPADESSAPELYSVVRNLAAKVNMPMPKVYVIPQESPNAFATGRNPENAAVAATVGLLSMLNRDELEGVLAHELAHVKNRDTLISTLAATIAGALSHLTNMAMWGMMLGGGRSRDDRGGHPLIALLGIIIAPMAALLIQMAISRSREFLADESGAGFSGNPLALASALKKIEAWKKQIPMTTATPATAHMFIINPFSGHGMAHLFSTHPATAERVRRLEELAYRGPTPRD; encoded by the coding sequence ATGAACCGTATTAAAACTTTGATGCTATTGGCAGCCCTCACCGCACTTTTTATGTGGGTGGGACAACTGTTGGGGGGCCAACAAGGGATGGTGTTCGCGCTTGTCTTCGCGGCCCTCATGAATTTTGGCGCCTATTGGTTTTCAGACAAAATTGTGCTTCGCATGTACAACGCCCAGCCCGCTGATGAATCAAGCGCGCCCGAACTTTATTCGGTGGTGCGGAACTTGGCGGCCAAAGTGAATATGCCCATGCCCAAGGTCTATGTGATTCCTCAAGAATCCCCCAATGCTTTCGCAACGGGAAGAAACCCTGAGAATGCCGCTGTCGCTGCCACTGTGGGACTTCTATCCATGCTAAACCGAGATGAATTGGAAGGGGTATTGGCCCACGAATTGGCCCATGTCAAAAACAGAGACACTCTTATTTCAACTTTGGCTGCCACCATTGCAGGCGCGCTCAGTCACCTCACCAATATGGCCATGTGGGGCATGATGCTTGGGGGCGGACGGTCTCGTGATGATCGCGGAGGACATCCTCTTATTGCTCTCTTGGGAATCATCATTGCTCCCATGGCGGCCCTGTTGATCCAAATGGCCATCTCTCGTTCACGTGAATTTCTTGCGGATGAATCGGGCGCCGGCTTCTCAGGGAACCCGCTTGCCTTGGCGAGCGCACTGAAGAAAATTGAGGCATGGAAAAAACAAATTCCCATGACGACTGCGACCCCCGCCACCGCCCACATGTTTATCATCAACCCATTTAGCGGGCATGGAATGGCCCATTTGTTTAGCACACACCCCGCCACAGCGGAACGCGTGAGACGATTGGAAGAATTGGCCTACCGAGGTCCAACACCGAGGGATTAA
- the alx gene encoding putative membrane-bound redox modulator Alx — translation MNGPLMWVGFIALILILLALDLFVFHRKAHEIKFKEALLLSVFWIAVALLFNVGLYFYEGKVKAMEFLAGYLIEKSLSVDNLFVFIVIFSYYKVEATYQHKILFWGIVGALVMRAVFILAGVTLIHKFEWMTYIFGFFLVYTGFKMAFAGDSEMDPSKTLVLKVAKKFLPMADYHDKGSFFVKHHGKWMVTPLFIVLLIVETTDVVFAVDSIPAILSISTDSFIVFSSNVFAILGLRALYFALAGVMKMFRYLKIGLSIILAFVGVKMIITHYHKFSIGTSLGVVMGVLLLSILASLAFPKKASHNPAKY, via the coding sequence ATGAATGGACCGTTGATGTGGGTGGGATTTATTGCCCTGATCCTGATCCTCTTGGCTCTCGACCTGTTTGTTTTTCATCGAAAAGCTCATGAAATAAAGTTTAAGGAAGCCCTGTTGCTTTCTGTGTTTTGGATCGCGGTGGCATTGCTTTTCAATGTGGGACTTTATTTCTACGAAGGAAAAGTGAAAGCCATGGAGTTTTTGGCGGGATATTTAATCGAAAAATCGCTGAGTGTGGACAACCTATTCGTTTTTATTGTGATTTTCTCCTATTACAAGGTCGAGGCCACCTATCAACACAAAATTCTTTTTTGGGGGATTGTGGGAGCTTTGGTGATGAGAGCGGTTTTTATCTTGGCAGGTGTGACTCTCATCCACAAATTTGAATGGATGACCTATATCTTTGGTTTCTTTTTGGTGTACACGGGGTTCAAGATGGCCTTCGCCGGGGACAGCGAAATGGATCCAAGTAAAACGCTTGTTCTTAAAGTGGCCAAAAAATTTCTCCCCATGGCCGATTATCATGACAAAGGGAGCTTCTTCGTAAAACATCACGGCAAATGGATGGTCACACCGCTTTTTATCGTGTTGTTAATTGTGGAGACCACCGATGTGGTTTTCGCCGTCGACTCGATCCCAGCCATCCTGTCCATTTCCACCGATTCTTTTATTGTTTTCTCCTCCAATGTGTTCGCCATCTTGGGTTTGAGAGCGCTTTATTTCGCTTTGGCAGGAGTGATGAAAATGTTCCGTTATTTAAAAATAGGCCTCTCCATCATTTTGGCGTTTGTCGGCGTGAAGATGATCATCACCCACTACCACAAGTTTTCAATTGGAACCTCGCTGGGTGTGGTCATGGGCGTTTTGCTTCTTTCTATTCTTGCCTCATTGGCCTTCCCCAAAAAGGCTTCGCACAACCCCGCCAAGTATTGA
- the ydiK gene encoding putative transport protein YdiK encodes MSSRFTFDRELLIRIFFFGTFAFLLTQAFQLAKPFIPSVLLASVLAMMFYPAYQRVRRAVRKPGLAAFIMTVTVVLAGIIPLIFFIWLVIHESTNLIPVIQGVLAQINEGNLAIYQDNIPGFLYPTVERVTNFLSGINVDLKDLILENARELTAHISAVGTLIARNAIITFFKLLILILTLFFLFRDGEKILRWVMNLIPMESSHKQAVAKSAYETFWAVTIGVFLTAAAQGAVAMIGFLIAGVRMAVLLGLGVGAVSLLGASFIICIPVALFMMLESTAKGIFLLIWGAVLVGWLDNLLKPLLIGSRARMPFVLVFFSILGGIKYYGLVGLLLGPMLVACVLTFIRIYKETYGT; translated from the coding sequence ATGTCATCGAGATTCACTTTTGATCGAGAGCTCTTGATTCGAATATTTTTCTTCGGGACCTTCGCTTTTTTGCTCACCCAAGCTTTCCAATTGGCGAAACCCTTCATACCTTCTGTGCTTTTAGCAAGCGTGTTGGCCATGATGTTTTATCCGGCCTATCAGCGCGTTCGCCGCGCGGTTCGCAAACCCGGCCTGGCCGCCTTCATCATGACTGTGACGGTGGTCCTTGCGGGCATTATCCCGCTTATATTTTTCATCTGGTTGGTCATTCACGAATCCACTAACTTGATCCCTGTGATTCAAGGGGTGTTGGCCCAAATCAACGAGGGGAATTTGGCCATTTACCAAGATAATATTCCCGGTTTTCTCTACCCCACTGTTGAGCGAGTGACCAATTTCTTGTCTGGCATAAATGTTGACCTGAAAGACCTTATCCTTGAGAATGCAAGAGAATTAACCGCTCATATCTCCGCGGTGGGAACATTGATTGCGAGAAACGCCATCATTACCTTTTTTAAATTATTGATTTTGATTCTGACGTTATTTTTCCTCTTCCGTGATGGTGAAAAAATCTTAAGGTGGGTGATGAACCTGATCCCCATGGAATCAAGCCACAAACAAGCGGTGGCCAAAAGCGCCTATGAGACCTTCTGGGCTGTGACCATTGGCGTTTTTCTCACAGCGGCAGCTCAAGGGGCGGTCGCGATGATTGGTTTTCTTATCGCGGGCGTGCGCATGGCAGTCCTTTTGGGCTTGGGGGTGGGAGCCGTTTCCCTTCTGGGAGCTTCCTTTATTATTTGTATTCCGGTTGCTCTTTTTATGATGCTCGAGAGCACGGCGAAAGGAATTTTTCTTTTGATTTGGGGCGCCGTTCTTGTCGGCTGGTTGGACAATCTTCTTAAACCCTTGCTCATCGGCTCCAGAGCGAGAATGCCCTTTGTGCTCGTATTTTTCAGCATATTGGGTGGAATCAAGTATTACGGGCTCGTGGGACTACTTTTGGGTCCGATGTTGGTGGCCTGCGTTCTCACATTTATACGCATTTATAAGGAGACTTACGGAACATGA
- the fieF gene encoding Ferrous-iron efflux pump FieF, which produces MDNRLSSPTKENLLVRSLLISVGLIAFKLAVFVGTNSIAILTSAVDSGMDLLVSAANYILMKSSTKPADHNHPYGHGKIESLAGLAQSLIIGGVVVAIAAMAVRRFMLPEPIQQPLVGIGVSAVALVLTLWHTRNLRSAMLSTHSQVMATEYLHYASDTFMYLGVLMSFVLFKITGQTFWDPLLSLLMVVYLLKTILDIFRETLTELLDVQLPDSLLKEIDALILTFDSRIESYHDLRTRKVGPTKFIEFHVVLRNVETFRDAHHLTVGLMETFQKRFPGAVVTVHADPA; this is translated from the coding sequence ATGGATAATCGCTTGAGCTCTCCCACCAAAGAAAACCTGTTGGTTCGTTCTTTGTTGATATCGGTGGGCCTTATCGCTTTTAAGTTGGCGGTCTTTGTGGGGACCAATTCTATTGCGATTTTAACCAGCGCCGTTGATTCAGGGATGGATTTGCTGGTGTCAGCCGCCAATTACATTCTTATGAAGTCCTCCACCAAGCCGGCGGATCATAATCATCCTTATGGACATGGGAAAATCGAAAGTTTGGCTGGTTTGGCCCAAAGCCTCATTATTGGTGGAGTGGTGGTGGCCATTGCGGCTATGGCCGTTCGGAGATTCATGCTTCCGGAACCCATTCAGCAACCTTTGGTGGGAATAGGCGTGTCGGCGGTGGCACTGGTATTGACCCTGTGGCACACCCGGAATCTCCGCTCCGCTATGTTGTCCACCCATTCACAGGTGATGGCGACCGAATATCTCCACTACGCGTCGGATACCTTCATGTATCTGGGGGTCTTGATGTCTTTTGTTCTCTTCAAAATCACCGGGCAGACGTTTTGGGATCCGCTCCTGTCTTTGTTGATGGTTGTCTATTTGCTTAAAACCATCCTTGATATTTTTCGAGAAACTTTGACCGAACTTTTGGATGTCCAATTACCGGATTCCTTATTAAAGGAAATCGATGCCCTTATCCTTACCTTTGATTCCCGCATAGAGAGTTATCACGATCTTCGCACCCGCAAGGTGGGCCCCACCAAATTCATTGAATTTCATGTGGTGTTAAGGAATGTTGAGACGTTTCGTGATGCCCATCATTTAACAGTGGGCCTCATGGAAACATTTCAAAAAAGATTTCCTGGCGCCGTGGTCACTGTTCACGCCGACCCTGCTTAG
- the entS_1 gene encoding Enterobactin exporter EntS has translation MKNAFRLWLGSRFFSSLAKQIQSTVVAWQVFTLTHDPLAVGLLGLVWALPFSGIALWAGHLVDQHEKRQFMLRAEIGFMVCAAALLANGLRSAPSLYVVYGIVAFSGFCASFENISFSAYSQILISKEKFPRAMGWNLGFFQATVVCGPLLAGWLLRHVPATAIYALVGSLFLVSFVIALKLPLMPALSALPGASLEGSLERIKSGLKFICSQPLMLAAMSLDMVAVLFGDVVALYPFFADRLGAGSLGFGFLKAAPGLGSGLISAVQATRPFVRPSWLTLRVVVTLFGVCIILFALSPNIYLAALFLALGGASDGISVIVRQSIYQAHTPDHFRGRVAAVSSIFIATSNEIGEFESGLAARLMGVVPSVLLGGAICLSSVGIMSRIFRGRIKEVPLPQPNN, from the coding sequence ATGAAGAACGCATTCCGTTTGTGGCTGGGGTCTCGGTTTTTTTCCAGTTTGGCCAAACAAATTCAATCCACTGTCGTGGCATGGCAGGTTTTTACATTGACCCATGATCCTCTGGCGGTGGGGTTGTTGGGGTTGGTTTGGGCCCTTCCTTTTTCGGGGATCGCGTTGTGGGCGGGGCACCTGGTGGATCAACATGAAAAACGCCAGTTCATGTTGCGAGCGGAGATTGGTTTTATGGTTTGCGCGGCGGCCCTATTGGCAAACGGCTTAAGATCCGCCCCTTCCCTTTATGTTGTTTATGGGATTGTGGCCTTCTCTGGTTTTTGCGCGAGTTTTGAGAACATTTCTTTCAGCGCTTATTCCCAGATATTAATTTCCAAAGAAAAATTTCCTCGCGCCATGGGTTGGAACTTGGGATTTTTTCAAGCGACGGTGGTGTGTGGGCCCTTATTGGCGGGTTGGCTGTTGCGTCACGTGCCTGCCACAGCCATCTACGCGTTGGTCGGTTCATTGTTTCTTGTTTCGTTTGTCATTGCGCTCAAATTACCTTTGATGCCCGCTTTGTCCGCTTTGCCAGGGGCCTCCCTTGAAGGGTCTTTAGAGCGAATCAAATCGGGACTAAAATTTATTTGCTCGCAGCCACTCATGCTGGCCGCCATGTCGCTGGACATGGTGGCGGTCCTGTTTGGGGATGTGGTCGCCCTTTATCCTTTTTTTGCCGATCGGTTGGGGGCCGGTTCTCTTGGGTTTGGATTCCTCAAGGCGGCTCCTGGACTCGGGTCAGGTCTTATCTCGGCGGTGCAGGCCACCCGTCCTTTTGTGCGGCCATCGTGGTTGACCCTTCGAGTGGTGGTCACTCTATTTGGGGTGTGCATCATCCTTTTCGCCCTTTCTCCCAATATTTATCTCGCGGCTCTTTTTTTGGCTTTGGGCGGCGCATCAGACGGAATCAGCGTGATTGTTCGTCAGAGTATCTATCAGGCCCACACGCCCGATCATTTCCGGGGACGGGTCGCGGCGGTGAGCAGTATTTTTATCGCGACTTCAAATGAGATTGGCGAATTTGAGTCGGGATTGGCCGCTCGGTTGATGGGTGTGGTTCCTTCAGTTCTTTTGGGGGGGGCCATCTGTTTGTCGAGTGTGGGTATCATGAGTCGCATTTTTCGGGGAAGAATTAAAGAGGTACCATTGCCACAACCTAATAATTAA
- the tpx gene encoding Thiol peroxidase, which produces MARITFKGNPINTNGNLPKVGAKAPDFKLTKTDLSDVSLKDLAGKNVVLNIFPSIDTPVCQASTRKFNEEVSKLPNTVVLCVSKDLPFALGRFCGAEGLKNVVPASELRSNSFGEGYGVRIAEGALAGLFSRAVVVVDAQGQVKYTEQVPEIAQEPNYQAAIAALKN; this is translated from the coding sequence ATGGCCCGTATCACATTCAAAGGAAACCCAATCAACACCAATGGCAACTTGCCCAAAGTTGGCGCCAAAGCGCCGGATTTTAAGCTCACCAAAACAGATTTGTCTGATGTTTCACTTAAAGATCTTGCTGGAAAAAATGTGGTGTTAAATATTTTTCCCAGTATTGATACGCCGGTTTGTCAGGCGTCAACGCGCAAATTCAATGAAGAAGTCAGCAAATTGCCCAACACGGTTGTGTTATGTGTCTCGAAGGATCTGCCCTTCGCTTTGGGCCGTTTTTGTGGCGCCGAAGGTCTTAAAAATGTGGTCCCGGCTTCTGAACTTCGCTCCAACAGTTTTGGCGAAGGTTATGGCGTGCGTATTGCTGAAGGTGCATTGGCGGGCCTGTTCTCTCGCGCGGTGGTCGTGGTTGATGCTCAGGGCCAGGTGAAATACACCGAACAAGTTCCCGAGATCGCGCAAGAACCCAATTACCAGGCGGCGATCGCAGCTCTAAAAAATTAA
- the entS_2 gene encoding Enterobactin exporter EntS, whose protein sequence is MFRALKSRNFRIYFIGQGVSLIGTWMQQIAMSWLVYRLTHSAFLLGLVSFTNQIPTLFFSPFAGVLADKLNRRRVVLVTQTLLMLQAGTLFYLTYTNTVKVWNIVLLGLFFGFINAIDIPTRQSFVIELIPSKEELGNAIALNAAVVNLTRLIGPAIGGLMVVAVGEAWCFLFNAASFMAVLIALLFLRTAAVSKPLVRSELLKNLKEGFDYAFKSKEIAPVLFLLGIIALAGTPYSVLMPLFASDTFHGNADTLGFLSAASGFGALAGSIYLTLRKRPNGSKRLIAFHAALFGLSLILFSFTKTLESAFLLLFIGGFGIMVMMGAANTFLQIVSEDDKRGRVMSFYVMMFMGVNPMGGFLAGVVASHVAAPATVRLGGIICLLGALIFGRRFLVQILRN, encoded by the coding sequence ATGTTCCGCGCCCTTAAATCACGTAACTTCCGAATTTATTTTATCGGACAGGGAGTTTCTCTTATAGGCACCTGGATGCAGCAAATCGCCATGAGTTGGTTGGTTTATCGGTTGACCCATTCCGCATTTTTGTTGGGGCTCGTGAGTTTTACAAATCAAATTCCAACGTTGTTTTTTAGTCCCTTTGCGGGGGTGTTGGCGGACAAATTGAACCGAAGGCGAGTGGTTTTGGTAACACAAACGCTTCTCATGTTACAAGCGGGAACCCTTTTTTATCTGACCTACACCAACACCGTGAAGGTTTGGAATATTGTCCTTCTGGGTCTGTTTTTCGGTTTCATCAATGCCATTGATATCCCAACAAGGCAATCCTTTGTGATTGAACTTATCCCTTCCAAGGAAGAGTTGGGAAATGCCATTGCTCTTAATGCGGCGGTGGTGAATCTCACCCGGCTCATTGGCCCGGCCATCGGAGGGCTCATGGTGGTAGCGGTTGGAGAAGCTTGGTGTTTTTTATTCAATGCGGCGAGCTTTATGGCGGTTTTGATCGCGCTTTTGTTTCTCAGAACTGCGGCGGTTTCAAAACCTTTGGTCCGAAGTGAATTGCTGAAAAATTTGAAGGAGGGTTTCGACTATGCCTTCAAGTCGAAAGAAATCGCTCCAGTTCTTTTCCTTTTGGGAATCATTGCCTTGGCGGGAACGCCCTATTCGGTGTTAATGCCTCTTTTTGCCAGCGATACTTTTCACGGAAACGCCGACACCTTGGGATTTTTATCGGCCGCTTCAGGATTCGGAGCACTGGCAGGGTCCATCTATTTGACACTTCGCAAAAGACCCAATGGCTCAAAGCGACTGATTGCCTTTCACGCTGCGCTTTTTGGATTATCTTTGATTCTATTTTCGTTCACCAAAACATTAGAATCCGCTTTTCTTCTTCTTTTTATCGGCGGGTTCGGTATTATGGTGATGATGGGGGCCGCAAACACGTTTCTTCAAATCGTCTCTGAAGACGACAAACGAGGCCGCGTGATGAGTTTTTATGTGATGATGTTTATGGGGGTCAACCCCATGGGAGGTTTTTTAGCCGGAGTGGTCGCGTCTCATGTGGCAGCGCCCGCCACGGTTCGGTTGGGTGGAATCATATGTTTGCTTGGCGCTCTTATTTTTGGAAGGAGATTCTTAGTGCAGATTCTCCGCAACTGA
- the pdxH gene encoding Pyridoxine/pyridoxamine 5'-phosphate oxidase, which translates to MDLYQEALQKFAEVFERAKLSEASDPNAMVVATASADGRPSSRTLLLKGFDSHGFVFYTNHESRKAQHLMANPRVSLTFYWKSLMEQVHIEGTVTAVTPEEADVYWKTRPRESQIGAWASLQSRVLDHRKTLEDRVEEFNKKYTHHEVPRPPWWSGFRVKPNRIEFWKGEAFRLHYRTLYESQGGAWKKHLLFP; encoded by the coding sequence ATGGATTTATATCAAGAAGCTCTACAGAAATTCGCAGAAGTATTCGAACGGGCCAAATTAAGCGAAGCTTCCGATCCCAATGCCATGGTTGTAGCCACGGCCAGCGCGGATGGCCGGCCATCGTCGAGAACTTTACTTCTCAAAGGATTTGATAGTCATGGGTTTGTGTTCTACACCAATCACGAGAGTCGAAAAGCCCAACATCTTATGGCCAACCCACGCGTCTCACTGACTTTTTACTGGAAATCTTTGATGGAACAGGTTCATATTGAAGGTACGGTCACAGCCGTGACCCCTGAAGAAGCGGACGTCTATTGGAAAACCCGTCCCCGCGAAAGCCAAATTGGTGCCTGGGCCTCTTTGCAATCGCGGGTGCTCGACCATCGAAAAACGTTGGAAGATCGGGTGGAAGAATTCAATAAAAAGTACACCCACCATGAAGTTCCTCGGCCTCCCTGGTGGTCCGGTTTCCGTGTTAAACCCAATCGCATTGAATTTTGGAAAGGAGAAGCGTTCCGGCTGCATTACCGAACCCTCTACGAAAGCCAAGGGGGCGCCTGGAAAAAACATTTGTTGTTCCCCTGA
- the typA gene encoding GTP-binding protein TypA/BipA — MTESRRPDVRNIAIIAHVDHGKTTLVDAMLKQTGEFKAKADEVQECVMDSNDLERERGITILAKNTSVPYLSNTINIVDTPGHADFGSEVERTLTMVDGVLLLVDAYDGPMPQTRFVLKKALELGLNPIVVINKVDRPGAKPHEALDKTFALFVDLGATDPQLDFPIVYASGRDGWASFDAEHKTTDLKPLFETIIKHVPGPTADQNKPLQMLVTILGHDNFVGRIASGRIFSGRIQKNMPVTLIRRNGQQVKYRITKILRYFGMTQKEMESAEAGDIVAVAGVEEANVGDTIASADNPVALQPMNIDEPTLVMEFMVNDSPFAGQDGEFLTTRHLRDRLLHEQEINVGLRVEEIPNSSSFRVSGRGELHLSILIETMRREGFELAVSKPEVIDKEIDGKKMEPAEYLVLDIEDTYRGATLESLGARGAELKNMNLEGNRLRLEYVISARALIGFKSEFLTFTRGNGLMHHSFHGYIPRTKGERLRSKGVLIAQEAGTTTAYALESTQERGMLFVGPATPVYGGMIVGESSRDTTLTVNPCKKKALTNMRASGSDDAAILTPHRQLTLEQAIEFIETDELVEVTPKNIRLRKKILDHTLRKRFDSK; from the coding sequence ATGACAGAATCTCGACGACCCGATGTACGAAATATTGCCATTATCGCTCACGTTGACCATGGAAAAACCACATTGGTGGACGCGATGCTCAAACAGACCGGCGAATTCAAGGCCAAGGCGGATGAAGTTCAAGAATGTGTTATGGACTCCAATGACCTTGAGCGCGAACGGGGCATTACCATCCTTGCCAAAAATACTTCTGTTCCTTATTTAAGCAACACCATCAACATTGTTGATACCCCGGGTCACGCCGATTTCGGAAGTGAAGTGGAACGGACGTTGACCATGGTGGATGGTGTTTTGTTGCTGGTGGATGCCTATGATGGTCCGATGCCCCAAACTCGGTTTGTTCTAAAAAAAGCATTGGAGTTGGGTTTAAACCCCATTGTTGTGATCAATAAGGTGGACCGGCCTGGCGCCAAACCCCACGAAGCGTTGGATAAAACTTTCGCTTTGTTTGTCGACTTGGGCGCCACCGATCCGCAGCTCGATTTCCCGATTGTTTATGCGTCTGGACGTGATGGGTGGGCGTCATTTGACGCGGAACATAAAACAACAGACTTAAAACCGCTTTTTGAAACCATTATAAAGCATGTTCCAGGCCCCACTGCCGATCAAAACAAGCCGTTGCAAATGTTGGTGACCATTTTGGGTCATGATAATTTTGTGGGACGTATTGCCAGCGGTCGAATTTTTTCAGGGCGCATTCAGAAGAACATGCCGGTCACACTTATTCGGCGCAACGGCCAACAGGTGAAATATCGCATCACCAAAATCCTTCGCTATTTCGGCATGACACAAAAAGAAATGGAATCAGCTGAAGCAGGAGATATTGTGGCGGTGGCGGGTGTGGAAGAAGCCAATGTGGGAGATACCATCGCTTCAGCCGATAACCCCGTCGCTCTCCAACCCATGAACATCGATGAACCGACCTTGGTCATGGAATTTATGGTGAACGACAGTCCCTTTGCCGGACAAGACGGTGAATTCTTGACCACTCGACATTTGCGGGATCGGTTGTTGCATGAGCAAGAAATCAACGTAGGACTTCGTGTGGAAGAAATTCCCAATTCGAGTAGTTTTCGGGTGTCAGGTCGCGGAGAACTTCATCTTTCGATTTTGATTGAGACTATGCGTCGTGAAGGTTTTGAATTGGCCGTGTCAAAACCTGAAGTAATCGATAAAGAGATCGATGGTAAGAAAATGGAGCCGGCTGAGTATTTGGTGTTGGATATTGAGGATACTTATCGAGGCGCAACTCTAGAAAGTCTGGGTGCCCGCGGAGCGGAACTTAAAAACATGAACCTTGAGGGAAATCGGTTGCGTTTGGAATATGTTATTTCAGCTCGGGCGCTGATTGGGTTTAAATCAGAGTTCTTAACATTCACTCGAGGTAATGGTCTTATGCATCATAGTTTTCACGGATATATCCCCAGGACCAAAGGCGAACGTCTCCGCTCCAAAGGAGTTCTGATTGCTCAAGAAGCAGGAACCACCACGGCGTATGCCTTGGAAAGCACTCAAGAACGCGGCATGCTATTCGTTGGGCCCGCCACGCCGGTTTATGGGGGCATGATTGTGGGTGAAAGTTCTCGAGACACCACCCTCACCGTCAATCCTTGCAAAAAGAAAGCCCTCACCAACATGCGCGCTTCGGGGTCGGATGATGCGGCCATTCTGACTCCTCATCGGCAACTCACGCTTGAGCAGGCCATTGAGTTCATAGAAACCGATGAATTGGTTGAGGTCACGCCCAAGAATATTCGTCTACGGAAAAAGATTCTTGATCACACCTTAAGAAAACGTTTCGATTCTAAATAG